The genomic region GACACGGCGGCCTGCAGGTAGGCGGCCATTTCATCGGTAAAGGCGCCAAAGCGGACAAGGTCATCAATCCGCAGTTTGTCCTTCTTGAACTTACGAATGGATACCAGCGACCCGTCCACCGCGATCGGCGGGATCATGCAGTTGAAACGGCTGCCGTCGGTCAGGCGCGCGTCGCAATAGGGGTTGGATTCGTCAACCCGGCGGCCCACAGCGGAGACGATCTTGTCGATGATCCGCAGCAGGTGGCGTTCGTCGCGGAAGGTGACGTCGCTGAGTTCCAGTTTGCCCGCACGTTCCACGAAGATGCGCCGGGGGCCGTTCACCAGAATATCGTTGATCGTTTCGTCTTTCAGAAGCGGTTCAAGCGGACCCAGGCCCATCACCTCGTCGTAAAGCTCTTGCGTCAGGGCAAGTCGGTCTTCCTTGTTCAGCGCGACGGACATTTCGTCCAGCGCTTCACCGGTGAGGTTCGCGATTTCCTGGCGCAGGTTCTGCTCGGTCGCCGATTCCAGCGCGGAAAGGTTGAGGTCTTCCAGAAGGCGCTTGTGAATTTCGACCTTAAGCTCGGTCAGGCGTTCCTTGCGTTTCTTGTCGCGGTCGGCTGCCAATGCCTCGGCTGCGGTCTTTTGCGAAACAGGTGCTGCGGCGCGGGCGCCGATGCCTTGCTTTTCGGCGACGGCAGTAGCGACAGGGGCCGGCGTGCCCGCGCGACCGGGCGGGTTGGTCTTGGAGAAGCGGCTAAACACGGGTCAGTCCCCTTTTTGTCACGCCCTGCCGACTTCGGCAGATTTGTTAAGATCGTACAAAGACTTGGCAAGTTTCTGCAGTTCCTTGCGCAGCGGGTTTTTCGCTGCGTTTTCCGCAATCGGCAGGCCGTGGTCGTTTGACTGGGTCACCTGTTCGCCGCCGTCGGGCAACTGCACCTCGATGTCGATATCAAGGCTTTCGGCCATCCGCTTGACGCGGGCCTTGGCCGAGAGGTCGGTGAACTTGGGCGCGCGGTTCAAGACGTAGCGCACCTTGTCATGCGGCAGCGCTTCGGCCTTCAGGGCCCGGATGAAGCGAAGGATGTTCTGGGCGGACCTCAGGTCAAGCTCCAGCAGCGCAAAGTAGACATGGGCGCGGTTGAGGACCGCTTCGGTCCAGCCGACCACGGTTGACGGCATGTCGACGATGACGAAATCAAAGTTGGCCTGCGCCATGTCCAGGATGCGGCCGATGTCGTCGGGCGTCATCATCTCAAGCGGCAGCATGTCGGTCGGCGCGGTCAGGACGTGCAGCTTTTCGTTGAAGGTCAGCATCGATTTGATCAGGCTGTCGGAATCGATGCTGCCGGTGTCGCTCAGCACCTCAAGCACGGCTTCCTTGCGCGGCAAGTCAAGGTAGGTGGCGATGGACCCGAACTGCAGGTCAAAATCGATGATGCAGACCCGGGTTCCGGTGCCTTCGGCTTCCGGCACAAGGCACAGTTCCCACGCCAGGTTGGCCGCAAAGGTCGACGCGCCAACGCCGCCAGCCATGCCATGCACGGGCAGGATCACACCGTTGCGGTCACCCTTAGGTTTGGTCAGGCCAGTGAAAGCGCCGGTTTCGGGGTCATAGCCTTCGGGCATGACCATGCTGGGCTTGCGCAGGCGTTCGATCGCCTCGTGCAGGGCGCCCTCGGGCAGGGGATAGGGCACAAAGTCATCAGCGCCGAGTTTCAGCATCTGGTGCAGGACAGACGGGCTGACCTGATTGGCGATGAGCAGGACCTTGATCTTCTTGGCCTTGGCGGCCTTGATCACGTCGTTCATCTTCGACAATTCGCTTTCGTCCTCGCTGTCCACAGCGATGGCGACGAACTGCATTCCCGAGCTGTCGGGCTGTTTCAGGAAGACCAGCGCATCTTCGAAATTCAGGTCACCCCAGGCTTCGCCCAGTTCCTGTTCCATATCGTCGATGAGAAGATCGAAACGCTGGACATCCCGCGAAATCGTGCAGGCCAGGATCGGCGCGGGATCACTTTGTACCGTGGCTTTGCTCGTCATCTCGCGTCACGTCCTTTCAGTTCTTGGGCCAAAGTCATGGACCACCCAACGATTGTGGCAAAGAAAATGCCGAAATCAACCGACTCAGGATTATGGTCATGGACCGTAAGCCACCGACGCGACCTTGGTCAGGAATGGTGGCGAGATTTGGGCTAAAAATGCCTGATTCTAGGATTTCACCACGATATGGAAACGAAAAGGCCGGGCGAGGGCCCGGCCTTTCCAAACTTTGTGTTTTGCGGGCTCAGCCGCCGCCAGCCACTTCGCTTGTCGTGCCGCCGCCTTCCGGATGCGGGCGGGTAGCGCTGTCCACATACTCGCGCCAGATGATAGCTGCATACTTGCCGTTCAACACCAGCGGGTGCGATTCGACGAAGCCAGAGACCTCGGTCACCGTACGGCGGTTGCGAACCTCGGGCTGGCTGGTCTGCACGATGGGCCGTGTCTTGCCGTAGGACACCACTGCCTCAAGCCGCGATTTCGACACGCCGAGCGAGGAGAGGTAGGCGACCGCAGCCTGCGCCCGGCGCAAGCCGAGACGCTGGTTGTAGCCGGCCGAACCGACGAGGTCGGTGTGGCCATAGACACGGAACCGCACTTCCGGGAACTGGCGGATGAAGTCGGCCTGCCGCTTCAGAATGGTGCGGGCCTCGCTCGTCAGTTCGGAGCTGTTGAACTCGAAGTTGATGGTGTCTTCCACCTCGGCATTGAAACGTTCGGCCAAGGCGACCGTGTATTCGATCTGACCCGTCTGGATCAGAACGTTGTTCATCGTGGCATTGCCGAACTGGCCCTTGTCCACTTCGGAGCCAAGCTCCTTGTCCCACGTGGTTCCCGATGTTCCGCAGCCGGCCAAAGCGAGGAGGCTAGAGGCAGCGAACAGCTTGATAAGCGTTCCGGTCATCGTCTTACTCCATCACATAGCCGTAGGAGGTGCTGAAATCCTGACGGGCCACTTCGCCCGCAGCACCACCCGGGTTCTTGGCGACAGTGCCGAACAGGAACAGGTCACGTTCCGTAGGGATGCGGACACGGTCAGTCGGCAGAGCCAGCGCCTCGCCCGAGACGGGCGTGACCAGATGCGGCGTGACGATGATCACCAGTTCCGACTGGTTGCGCTGATAGTCGGCGCTACGGAACAGTGCACCCAGGATCGGCACGTCGCCAAGCCACGGCACCTGCGTGTTCAGATCGCGGAAGTCATCCTGCAGCAGGCCGGCAATCGCAAAGCTTTGGCCATCACGCATCTCGACCGTGGTCGAGGTTTCGCGACGTTTGAAGCCGAGGATGTCGATGTCACCGTTGGTGAAGGTCAGTGTCGGGTCAACCGACGACACGGCTGCGTTCAGCGTCAGGTTGATGATGTCGCCATCAACGACCGTCGGGGTGAAGTTGAGTTCCACACCGAAGGGCTTGAATTCGACCGTGATGGTGTCGTTGGTCTGCGCCACGGGCAGCGGATATTCCCCGCCCGCCAGGAACCGCGCCTCTTGCCCGGAAAGGGCCGTCAGGTTCGGTTCAGCCAAGGTGCGCACCATGCCCTTGGTTTCAAGAGCTTCAAGCGCCACTTCGAAGGCGAAGTCGCCGACCCCGAAGTTCACGCCGATGCCGCCGAAGGCGCCTGCGACACCGCCGCCACCGCCCGCGGAGCCGCTACCATCGGTGCCGACGCCGCTTACCGAAAGTGACCCACCCAGGGCCTTGCCGACCGACCGCTGCATTTCGGCGAAGCGGACCTTCAGCATGACCTGCTGCGTACCGCCAACCACCATCAGGTTCGACACCCGGTCTGGGGCGTAGCGGTTGGCCAGATCAAGTGCCCGGTCCAGCTTGGCCGTGGAGGATACCTGGCCTGAAAGGACGATCCCGTCATTGGCGGTGCGAACTTCGATCTGTTCGCCCGGAAGGATCTGCTGAAGCCTTTCCTTGAACTCGGCAATGTCGGGCGTGACGTGCACGTCGACGTTGGAGATCAGTTGCCCCTCTGGCGACAATAGCGTGAGCGTCGTGCGCCCAGGTGCCTTGCCGAGGACGTAAATCGAGCGGTCCGACAGAGTTGAGATGTCAGCAATACCCGGGTTGGCAATCGACAGTTCCGCAAAGGGAACGTCGCTTTCAACCACAACGGCCCGATTCATCGGAACGTTCAGTGCGCCAGACGCCTGACCCTGCATGACGCGCAGGACTTCGGCGGAGATTGGCGTCATGGCAGTGGATGCAAGACATGCACCCACGATACCCGCAACTAGGATTCGTTTCATGTTCATTGTGATCTGCCCTTTCGACCACGCCTCGGTTGGGTCTTGGATGCCCTTATCGACGGCAGAATGCAGGACACACGCTTTATTTGCAAGAATCAATTGGTTGGAAGGTTTTGTTGATGTGGATAAACTGCAACAGATCGCAATGGGTTGGAAAATGAATGGGGCGCGACCCCATATCCTGTGGCCGCGCCCCCCCAATTTCGATCGCTGGTCAGTCCTTGCAGGGAATGACCGTTTCGACGATTTCACTACCTTTGCGTGCAGTGATCGTGCAAACCTTCTCGACCTCCGGGGCGGCCTCGACGACCGCTTCTTCGCGCACGATGCCAAGCATGGTGTCGGTGTCGATCTCGATCCGTTCGGTGACGGTTTCCGTGCCGTCGCCGACCAGCGACATTGAAAGCTGCCCTGTTGCCTGGGCTTGTGCAAGGCGCGCCACCTGTTCCGGGGTCGCGGCCACTGTTACTGTTCTGGCATTAGTGCCGGTGGCCAGCTCGCCGCCGGAAAAGGTGTTGTCGACCGCAATGATTTGCATCGAGCTTTCAATAAGCCGCGTCACGTTGCCGTTGACGCCACTGATGCCGCCCGTCCAGTAGATGTCGATGAAGCTGTCCGGCTGGACAAAGCCCGCAACGCCCGAGGCGACGCCGACGCGGATCTGGAAGGCGCGCATCCCCGGCTGCAGTTTCGCGGTCAGGCCTGCAAGTTCACCAGGTGCAGTGACGCGGCTGGCCAGAACGGGTTCAAACGCCTCGGTCGCGCGCATCACATAGCGCGGTCCGGGGGCATTTTCCGGGAACAGCTCGGCCGGATCGCGGAAGATTGCTTCTGGCAGGGCCTGTTCCGGCCAGTAGATCAACTGGACATCTTCAGGCGTCAACGGATCGCCATAGGCCATCTGCCTGTTGAACACATAGACTTCGACCAGTTTGCCGGCCGCCGCGTTGAAATCGCGCTCGCGCTGCAAGAGCGCCTCGGTCTGCGCGATATAGCCCTGGATCATATAGACGGCAGCGCCCGCCAGGGCCATGCCGACGACCAGGACCAACCCGAATACTGCTCTCATACCGTTCCCCTAAGTTGCCTGTACGTCGCGACGCGACCTGTCAGCCTTCAAGTTAATGCGACAAGGGCGCCCCATCAAGCCAATGGCTGGGCGCCCTGCGTGCCGATAGTGGTCAGGACCTACTCCAGAAATTGGTGATACAGTCCGATCGTATCACCGATATAAATGGCCATGTCGACAATGGCGCTCTGGATCGGGGGCATCACGAACACCGCGAACACCACGACGCCGGCCGTCAGGACGACCCAGTCGACCGTCACGGCACCGTCTTCGTCACCGAGAAAGCTTTTCACGCCCTTCATTCCGGCACCCCGTCCCTGGCTACAGGTTCTGCTGCATTCACCTGACCCTGCTGTCCGATTGCGGCGAAACTTTAACCAAGTTCAGACAATTGATAGCAGTTTCTTGCAAGTGTCCCGGTTGACCAAGCCGGTGTCCAAAAGAAATCGACCGCGCCTTTTCACAGGCGCGGTCGTAAAGACCAGAATGGTCAGTTCAAATTATGGGGTGCCAGCGGTCTTCATTTTAGAACCGGCTTTGTTGATCTCGGTGCCGATGTCGTTTGCCAGCTGCGAAATGGCGGGCTGGATGAAGGTGAAGACCACCAGGCCCAGGCCAACGATAGCGGCGGTCAGAACCACCCAGTCAACGGTCACAGCACCGGTTTCGTCATTCAGAAAAGCGGAAAACTTGGTCATGGTCATATCCTTTGCTAAGGGGCTCTACAGTTTCGCAACCGCTCCGGCTTGGCCATCTTGTTCGCCGCTTCCGTTCGGTATGAGCACATATAGACGGGTAATCGTGGCATCAGTTTGGACGGTACGGGCTAAATCGCATTCGCGTGACCGTATCCTTCGCGAAGGTGCTAGAGCACTGAAAACAAAGGAAAGAAATCTTAACCGTGATCTGATCTGGTGGCATCCGAGCGTGGTTTTTCGGTCAATTCTGGCGGAAATGCCATGATTCCCCTGTGAAAAGGCTGGTCCGGAGGCACCGAAGCTGCGATTCTCTGGCAAAAGAACAAAAGAGCAGGCACCCGCAGATGCGGTCATACCCCCGGTTTATCGCAGTGATTCTCTGCGTCATCGCGCCTTGCGGCGCGCTGGCCGAGGATTTCAGTTTCAAGCGCGTCAAGGTGGGCGAAGGTCTGCCCGGCAAGCGCATCACCGTTCAGATCGATCCCGAGGAACAGGCGCGCTTTCTGGCAGCGCTGCCCAAGGTTGACCCCCGTCCCGAACGCAGCGAAGAAACCACAGTGGCCGACAAGCCAGATGCTGCGGGGGAGGGGCTGTCGCCGGGGCCCGCGCCGAGCTCCTCCTATGCATGGTTCTGGGATGAGGTGCCGCCCGGATTGTCCGACGCCTCGGGCCGGTTTGACACGGCGCTGGCCATGCTGTCGCGCGGCCCGGATGGCAGCACTGTCCGCGCCCCGCGGATGCAGCATTTGCAGGGTGTGGCCGAAACCTACGGAACCGAGATCCTGAAGGCCACCATCGGCACCGATGTGTCGCCCGCGCTGGTCCTTGCGGTGATCGGGGTTGAAAGCGCTGGTCAGTCGAATGCGGTAAGCCATGCCGGAGCGGTGGGGCTGATGCAGCTGATCCCCGCCACGGCGGAACGCTTCGGGGTGAGCGACTCCACCGATCCCGCGCAGAACATCAAGGGCGGCGTGGCCTATCTGGACTGGCTTCTGGAGGAGTTCGACAACGACCCGCTGATGGCGCTTGCCGCCTACAATGCCGGCGAGGGGGCCGTGCGCGCCAATCAGGGTGTGCCACCCTATGCGGAAACGCGCGACTATGTGCCCAAAGTGCTGGCAGCCTGGCAAGTTGCGCAGGGCTTGTGCCTGAGCCCGCCACAGCTTGTGACGGACCCTTGCGTGTTCAAGGTGATCGCGACGGGCGGGTAAGCCCGGGCGTCCGGATCAGACGAACACATCCGCCCATTCGGGATGCTTCTTGCGCGTCGCATTCACGAAGGGGCAGAGCGGCACGATCTTCACGCCTTCCGCCCGCGCATCTTCGACCAGCCGCATGAACAGGGCCAGACCGGCGCCCGTGCCACGAAAGGCATCGGGCACAGCGGTGTGGTCGGCGATGATCAGTGTCGGCGTGGTGATGGAATAGGTCAGTTCCGCCTCATCCGATCCCTGACGGATGACGTAGCGGCCCTTGGTGGCGCCGTGTTCGCGGGTGATTGCGAAATCAGCCAACGATCGTCGCCTCGGTCGCGGCGCGTAGGTCTGCTTCTGACACGCCCTCGGCCAGTTCCACGATCTTCAGGCCGCCGGGGACCACATCCAGCACACCAAGGTTGGTGATGATGCGGTTGACTACGGCCTTGCCGGTAAGGGGCAGGGTGCAGGCTTTCAACACTTTGGATTCGCCATGCTTTGAGGTGTGGTCCATCACCACCACGACCCGGCCGACACCAGCGACCAGATCCATCGCGCCGCCCATGCCCTTGACCAGTTTGCCGGGGATCATCCAGTTCGCAAGATCGCCTGCCTCCGAAACCTCCATCGCGCCAAGGATCGCCATGGCGATCTTGCCGCCACGGATCATCGCAAAGCTGGTGGCGCTGTCGAAATAGGCGGTCTGTGGCAGTTCGGTGATCGTCTGCTTGCCGGCATTGATCAGATCGGGGTCTTCCTCGCCTTCAAACGGGAAGGGGCCCATGCCCAGCATGCCGTTTTCGGATTGCAGCGTCACATGCACCCCTGCCGGGATATAGTTCGCCACCAGCGTCGGGATGCCGATGCCAAGGTTCACATAGGTGCCGTCCTGCAGTTCCTGCGCCGCGCGGGCGGCGATCTGGTTGCGGTCCCACATCAGACGGACTCCTTCTTGCGGACGGTGCGCTGTTCGATGCGCTTTTCATGGGCGCCCTGCACAAGGCGGTGCACATAGATACCGGGCAGGTGGATCGTGTCGGGGTCAAGCGATCCCAGCGGCACGATTTCCTCGACCTCGGCGACGCAGACCTTGCCGCAGGTGGCGGCGGGCACGTTGAAGTTGCGCGCGGTCTTGCGGAAGACAAGGTTGCCCGACGGATCAGCCTTCCAGGCCTTGACGATGGCAAGATCGGCCACGATCCCGCGTTCCAGGATATAGGTCTGGCCGTCAAAATCGTGATGCTCTTTACCCTCGGCGATCACGGTGCCGACGCCGGTCTTGGTGTAGAACCCCGGGATGCCTGCGCCGCCCGCCCGCATCCGTTCAGCCAGCGTGCCTTGGGGGTTGAACTCAAGCTCCAACTCGCCCGACAGGTACTGGCGCATAAATTCTGCGTTTTCGCCGACGTAGGACGAGATCATCTTCTTCACTTGCCGGGTTTCCAGCAGTTGGCCAAGGCCGAACCCATCCACGCCGGCATTGTTCGACGCCACGGTCAGCCCCTTCACGCCGTTGTCGCGGATCGCCGCAATCAGCAGCTCGGGGATGCCGCACAACCCAAAGCCCCCGGCTGCGATCAACATGCCGTCGTGCAATACCCCGTCAAGGGCTGCGGCGGCCGATGGATAGACCTTGTTCATCTGTTTCCCCCTTCGCCCGACCCAGGCGCAAATCCTTGGGCGCCATATGGGCAACGCTGATTGGCGAAGTCAATTGCCGCGATGCAGCACAGCGTCAGACCAGCGGCAGGCGATTGAGGAAGGACGTGCCGTTGTGCTGGATGTAGTCGATCTGCACCTTCCGGTCGTCGTCGCCCTTCCAGAACTGGCCGTCCTGATACCACGTCAGTTGCAGGCCCAGATTTTCATCCGCCACCCGCAAGGCCGCGGCGCGCAGGGCGGGGGGGAAACGGCCGGGCCACTGGTCGCACAGCGCCACGAAGCGGGTCAGCGCCTCGGTCCGGCAGGCGATGGGGGTTGACTGACGGCGCCCGCGGTAGGCGTCCTGTTCGATGATCGCGCTGACCAGATCGGTCAGATAGCCGGTCAGCCGCGCTTCGCCGATCAGGCCGCGGGCGGCGGCTTCGCAGGCGGCATAGGCCATCCAGTGGCTTTGTTCGGGCACGCCATAGCGCCGGGCGACCAGCGCCTCGGCCGTGGCCAGAAGGTCCGGGTCGGTGCGGCCGGTGATGAACAGGCCGAACAGCACCTCACCGGTATAATAGTCGCTTCGGAACGGCAGGACGGTCCCATCCGCGATCAGGCGCTTGTGCCGGAAGTCGAGCCCGTCGATCTGCGCCAGCGCATAGGTCTGCAGCCCGTCAACCGTCGCATCAAGGGAAAGGGTGCCTGTGTCCAGCCCACGCGGCAGGGCGCGGCGATACTCCTCCAGCATCAGAAGGGCCAGACCGATTCCGCCGGTCTTGACGGCACCGTTCGCAACCAACGCAAGGCTTGGCTGCGCAATCCAGGACGGGCGTTCCATCTTGCGGACCGCATAGCCCAAGGCCCGCGCCAGGGCCGAGCGTTGGTTGGGGGGCAGGTCCAGCCCAAGTTCATTGACGGCGCGCAGCATGAACCAAAGCGTTCCGCAATGGCGCAGCATGTTGTAGCCATCCATGACCACGTCGGGCTGGCCCGCAGGGTGGGCATAGACGAAGCGGCCGTTGCCGCCCACCAGCCGAAGCAGATGCGACAGGCTGTCCATCACGACATGGCGGCAATCATCAGGTGTCAAGGCAGGGGCTGGGGTCATGCGAGATCTCCTGTCGCCACTTTGGTCAAGCCGGGGCCTGCTTGTCAAATCGCCCGCGATCCCATGGCTTTTGCCTTTTCGCGCCCGGCAAAGCCGCTATGCTGCGCAGCGACCGTCCGGGCGTTCGCCCGACCGTCACAGGCCCGCGTGGTGGAACGGTAGACACAGGGGACTTAAAATCCCTCGGCTGCAAGGCTATGCCGGTTCAAATCCGGCCGCGGGCACCATTTCCCCTTTTGGAAACAAGCTGCTGTCTGAAACCTGAGGCGACAGAAGTGGCCCTGCTTCGTCGCCGTTGCTTTGCCCACTGTCCTGCGAACGCGGACATTCTTGTCTGAAATGCCGATCTGTGGCACCATCCTCATATATTGGTTTTAGAATCTCTTTGTCTTTGTGTGACCGACCGTCTCTTCAATCAAGGGGTCGCTTTATGCTTGGAAATTTGTCTCGTCCTTTGTTTGTGATCGCCAGCCTGACTTTGATGGCGGCCTGTGTTGAACCCGCCCCGATGGCCGAAAAGAAACCTGCACCGAAAGCCGCGGTTGCGGCGCCGACGGTCAAGAAACCGGTGGCTGCCGCGACGGTGGTGAAAAAGCCGGCCCCAGTCATCGATTTTGATGATCGAGGCGAGGGTGGTGGAGGTGGCGGCAGTGGCGGCGGCGGCGGCGGCTGGACCGGTTAGATGGTCAGCCATCGAAAATGGGCATGTGGCACACTGGCAATGCTGGTCATGGCCGCAATAGCCTTGCCAGCGGCATCGCAGGAAGATGGCTCCAGCCCAAGCCCATTTCCTGACGGCTATGTTTCGTCCAATGTGCGAAAACTGGAAGTGGACGCCAAAGGTCCGCGCCAGAAATATGCCATTGTGATCGGCAACCAAAGCTATGCCCACGCCCCAAAATTACCGAATGCGTGGAACGATGCCGAGGATGTCGCCGATGCGCTGGCCGGGCAGGGTTATGACGTCACTCTGCTGAAAGACGCGTCGAAGCGGGATTTCGAAGGGCTGATGCAGCGCATCCTTTTCGATGTCGACCGCGAGACCGAGGTCTTGTTCTACTACGCGGGCCATGGCGTGCAGGTCGGGTCAGAGAACTACCTGATTCCGACCGACGCCCAGCTTGACCAGATCGACGATTTGCCGTTCGAGACCGTGTCTGTCGGCAGTTTGGTGTCGATCATCGGCGCGCGTGCGCGGCTGCAGATCGTCATCCTTGACAGTTGCCGGAACAACCCTTTCGCCGGGCTGCAGGTGCAGAACTCCCTTGGCCCGGATGTGCGCGAAATTGAAACCGGCTTTGCGTCACTGGCGGCACCGGTGAATTCCTACCTCGTCTTCTCAACCTCGCCCGGTGAAGTGGCGCTGGATGGCGCGGGCGAAAACAGCCCCTTCGCCACCGCCTTCCTGCAGGCTGCGGCCTTGGGGTCGGTGCCCGTGACCGACGTTTTCGAAGAAGTGCGGCGGAGCGTCTTTATCGAGACCGAGGGCGTTCAGGTGCCTTGGGACAGCTCCACCATGGTGGAAGAGGCGACCATCGCCTCGGCCGGGGCCAGCTTGGCTGCGGCAGATGCCCCAGAGGGAGACGGTGCCTCAGTCGGGCGGGGCCTGACGCTTTTCGCCAGCTCCGCCGAGTTCCTGCCGATGGATGCAGAGCTTCCCACCCCGGATGTGCAGATCACGGCGCCGCTTGCCCCGGCTGTCCCCATCGGCGCGACCCTGATGGCCGAGCTGAACCTTGCCCCCACCGACCGGATTGATCTGACCGAACCGCCCCGTGGCGGACGGCTTGTGCTGCTGGATGACCGGGGCGTTCAATCGGCCCCGCTGTTCCCCTTGTCCGCCCCGGATGCGGCGCGACTTGCCTTCGCCTATGTCAACGGTCCCGTGGGGCAGGCGGGCCAGGGCCCGGTGCTGAAGGCGCAGTTCAAAATCGACCTGAACGGCAGCCCGAAGATCATTCAGGTCGACCTGTCGCCCGACCCCTGCGATATGGCGGCAGCGGATCATCTTGACCCCGAAGGCGCAGGCTTTGCCCGCTTCGCCAACGAGATCGAGCCAGAGGCAGCGCTTGAGGCCTGCAAGGCCGCCGTCGCGCGTGATCCGGCAAACGCCCGGTTCCAGTATCAGCTTGGTCGCGCCTACAATGCGCTGCGGCTTTACGACGAAGCCCGCGCTGCATGGGACAAGGCGCGCGAAATGGGCCATTCCCGCGCGTCCTATGCCATTGGAAACGCCATCCTGAACGAGGCCCGCACGACCGGCGGCTCGGCCATCGAGGCAGCCCCGGAGGAAGCGCTGGCCTATTACCGCGAGGGCGTGCAGCTGGGTGACCCCTACGCCTTCTACGCCCTTGGCCGGCAACTGGTGCGCTTTGGACAGACCGATCAGGACCGGCTTCGCGGCTATGACCTTTTGATGCGCGCGCTTGAGGTTGGCCATACCTACGCGATGAACGAACTGGGGTATTTCTACCTTGATGACACAAGCGAATATTACGACCCCACCCGTGGCCTGCGCTACCTGAACGAAAGTGCCGCGCGGGGCGATATCTACGGCTACAACAACCTTGGCCTTGTCTACATGAACGGGCTAGGCGGCCAGAAGGAAGACGCGGCCCTTGCGCTTGACTGGTTCACCAAGGCGGCGGACGGCGGTCATCCGAACGCGCCGGGCAATATCGGTCGGCTGATCGCAACTGGCGCGCTTGGCAAGAAGGCTGATCTTGGCGAAGCGGTTGACTGGTTCGACAAGGGCCTTGAACGG from Tabrizicola piscis harbors:
- a CDS encoding CpaF family protein, with the protein product MFSRFSKTNPPGRAGTPAPVATAVAEKQGIGARAAAPVSQKTAAEALAADRDKKRKERLTELKVEIHKRLLEDLNLSALESATEQNLRQEIANLTGEALDEMSVALNKEDRLALTQELYDEVMGLGPLEPLLKDETINDILVNGPRRIFVERAGKLELSDVTFRDERHLLRIIDKIVSAVGRRVDESNPYCDARLTDGSRFNCMIPPIAVDGSLVSIRKFKKDKLRIDDLVRFGAFTDEMAAYLQAAVSCRLNIIVSGGTGSGKTTTLNALSSFIDNHERVLTIEDTAELQLQQIHVGRMESRPANVEGKGAVTQRDCLRNALRMRPDRIIVGETRGEEVIDMLQAMNTGHDGSMTTIHANNPRDAISRLENMVAMAGIEMPLKAMRSQIASAVNLIVQASRLQDGTRRMTSITEITGMEGEVISMQEVFRFERLGVEPNGRIIGRFNATGIRSSYSDRFRQWGFDLPASIYEPII
- a CDS encoding 3-oxoacid CoA-transferase subunit B — translated: MMWDRNQIAARAAQELQDGTYVNLGIGIPTLVANYIPAGVHVTLQSENGMLGMGPFPFEGEEDPDLINAGKQTITELPQTAYFDSATSFAMIRGGKIAMAILGAMEVSEAGDLANWMIPGKLVKGMGGAMDLVAGVGRVVVVMDHTSKHGESKVLKACTLPLTGKAVVNRIITNLGVLDVVPGGLKIVELAEGVSEADLRAATEATIVG
- a CDS encoding lytic transglycosylase domain-containing protein, producing the protein MRSYPRFIAVILCVIAPCGALAEDFSFKRVKVGEGLPGKRITVQIDPEEQARFLAALPKVDPRPERSEETTVADKPDAAGEGLSPGPAPSSSYAWFWDEVPPGLSDASGRFDTALAMLSRGPDGSTVRAPRMQHLQGVAETYGTEILKATIGTDVSPALVLAVIGVESAGQSNAVSHAGAVGLMQLIPATAERFGVSDSTDPAQNIKGGVAYLDWLLEEFDNDPLMALAAYNAGEGAVRANQGVPPYAETRDYVPKVLAAWQVAQGLCLSPPQLVTDPCVFKVIATGG
- a CDS encoding type II and III secretion system protein family protein; translation: MNMKRILVAGIVGACLASTAMTPISAEVLRVMQGQASGALNVPMNRAVVVESDVPFAELSIANPGIADISTLSDRSIYVLGKAPGRTTLTLLSPEGQLISNVDVHVTPDIAEFKERLQQILPGEQIEVRTANDGIVLSGQVSSTAKLDRALDLANRYAPDRVSNLMVVGGTQQVMLKVRFAEMQRSVGKALGGSLSVSGVGTDGSGSAGGGGGVAGAFGGIGVNFGVGDFAFEVALEALETKGMVRTLAEPNLTALSGQEARFLAGGEYPLPVAQTNDTITVEFKPFGVELNFTPTVVDGDIINLTLNAAVSSVDPTLTFTNGDIDILGFKRRETSTTVEMRDGQSFAIAGLLQDDFRDLNTQVPWLGDVPILGALFRSADYQRNQSELVIIVTPHLVTPVSGEALALPTDRVRIPTERDLFLFGTVAKNPGGAAGEVARQDFSTSYGYVME
- a CDS encoding AAA family ATPase, whose translation is MTSKATVQSDPAPILACTISRDVQRFDLLIDDMEQELGEAWGDLNFEDALVFLKQPDSSGMQFVAIAVDSEDESELSKMNDVIKAAKAKKIKVLLIANQVSPSVLHQMLKLGADDFVPYPLPEGALHEAIERLRKPSMVMPEGYDPETGAFTGLTKPKGDRNGVILPVHGMAGGVGASTFAANLAWELCLVPEAEGTGTRVCIIDFDLQFGSIATYLDLPRKEAVLEVLSDTGSIDSDSLIKSMLTFNEKLHVLTAPTDMLPLEMMTPDDIGRILDMAQANFDFVIVDMPSTVVGWTEAVLNRAHVYFALLELDLRSAQNILRFIRALKAEALPHDKVRYVLNRAPKFTDLSAKARVKRMAESLDIDIEVQLPDGGEQVTQSNDHGLPIAENAAKNPLRKELQKLAKSLYDLNKSAEVGRA
- a CDS encoding GNAT family N-acetyltransferase, with the translated sequence MADFAITREHGATKGRYVIRQGSDEAELTYSITTPTLIIADHTAVPDAFRGTGAGLALFMRLVEDARAEGVKIVPLCPFVNATRKKHPEWADVFV
- a CDS encoding CoA transferase subunit A, with product MNKVYPSAAAALDGVLHDGMLIAAGGFGLCGIPELLIAAIRDNGVKGLTVASNNAGVDGFGLGQLLETRQVKKMISSYVGENAEFMRQYLSGELELEFNPQGTLAERMRAGGAGIPGFYTKTGVGTVIAEGKEHHDFDGQTYILERGIVADLAIVKAWKADPSGNLVFRKTARNFNVPAATCGKVCVAEVEEIVPLGSLDPDTIHLPGIYVHRLVQGAHEKRIEQRTVRKKESV
- a CDS encoding OmpA family protein; the protein is MTGTLIKLFAASSLLALAGCGTSGTTWDKELGSEVDKGQFGNATMNNVLIQTGQIEYTVALAERFNAEVEDTINFEFNSSELTSEARTILKRQADFIRQFPEVRFRVYGHTDLVGSAGYNQRLGLRRAQAAVAYLSSLGVSKSRLEAVVSYGKTRPIVQTSQPEVRNRRTVTEVSGFVESHPLVLNGKYAAIIWREYVDSATRPHPEGGGTTSEVAGGG
- the cpaB gene encoding Flp pilus assembly protein CpaB, with amino-acid sequence MRAVFGLVLVVGMALAGAAVYMIQGYIAQTEALLQRERDFNAAAGKLVEVYVFNRQMAYGDPLTPEDVQLIYWPEQALPEAIFRDPAELFPENAPGPRYVMRATEAFEPVLASRVTAPGELAGLTAKLQPGMRAFQIRVGVASGVAGFVQPDSFIDIYWTGGISGVNGNVTRLIESSMQIIAVDNTFSGGELATGTNARTVTVAATPEQVARLAQAQATGQLSMSLVGDGTETVTERIEIDTDTMLGIVREEAVVEAAPEVEKVCTITARKGSEIVETVIPCKD